TCCAATCGACGCTATAAGGAACCATTCTCTGTTGAGAAGTCACTAGCCATCATTAGGGAAGGGAGGGGGAGCCACTTTGATCCGGATGTGGTGGATGCTTTCTTCGCCATCCAGGACGAGATACTTTCTATCAAGGAGCAATATGCTGAACATAAGCAATAGGCCTTTGACATTCCTGAACTGAAAGTCCTGCTGTAGCAATACAATCGTGATGAATTGCATAAAGAGCCAAAAGTATCAGAGGTTGAGCGCAAAGTCAGAGGACTCGTGACCTGCTCCCATCTTTAGGTCAGCCCCACGTCAGAGAACTGGCCAAGAGGCGGCTCATCCCAGCGTTGCCGATGGAGCGGGAGTGGAATCCGAATCTGCGGCCCGTCGGACTGCTGGCGCCGTAGCTCTACCGCCGCCGACGTGGGGCCGCCTTTGCCTTGCCCTTTGTGGCGGTGGGCGCGTCCAGAGGCAGGTCCCGGAGGTACTGCCGGAGGGCAGGCCCGATGTCCGCGCGTTTGAGGGCGAACTCCACCGACGCCTTGATAAGTCCAAGGGGCGTGCCCGCGTCATACCGAGTGCCCTCGAACTCATAGGCGTAGACGGACTGCCGCTTGAGGAGCATCTGGAGGGCGTCGGTAAGCTGGATTTCGCCCTTCTTGCCCGGCGGCACCTGCTCCAGACACTCGAAAATCTCCGGCGTCAGGATATACCGCCCAACGATTCCGATATTGGACGGGGCTTCCTCTATAGATGGCTTCTCGATCAGGCGAAGGATTTGCGACAGGCGTGGCTCCAGGGGTTTGGGCTCCACGATGCCGTACGAGGGAATTTGGTCCGTGGGCACGCGCTCCACGCCGACGACGCTTCCGCCGACGCGCTCGAAGACGCGGAGCATCTGCTTGAGCGCCGGCTCCTGGCTGTCAATGATGTCGTCCGGAAGAAGGACGGCGAAAGGCTCGTGGCCCACCAGTCCGCGGGCGGTGAGCACGGCGTGGCCAAGGCCCAACTGCTCTTTCTGGCGGATGTAGTAGAAGTCCGCCAGGTCGGAGATGCGGCGCACCTCTTCCAAAAGGCGGGTGCTCTTCTGCTGGGCAAGGGCGCTCTCAAGCTCGAACGAGCGGTCAAAGTGGTCCTCAATGGCGCGCTTGCCCGCCGCCGTGACCACGATGATCTGCGTGATGCCCGCGGCCACCGCCTCTTCGACGACGTACTGGATCATGGGCTTGTCCACGATGGGCAGCGTCTCTTTGGGTTGGGCCTTGGTGGCCGGGAGGAAGCGGGTGCCCCAGCCCGCGGCGGTGACGACGGCCTTACGGACAGCAGTCATGGGACGCTCCTTGCGGAAAAATGGGCTGCGCGCGGGCAACAGGGCTATTGTAGCGGAGGGCGGCGCGCATTGACAAGAAATCGTAGGTGTCTTAGCATAAGTCTGGCCGTGCTAGGCGGGGAGATAGCGGTGCCCTGTACCCGCAATCCGCTACAGCGGGGTTGAATTCCCCTCAGAGGGCCGGTCTACTAGCCTCCACCTGCACTGCGTGGCGTTGAGGGCCGGGCCCTGCGCGGCAGAGAGCTATGAACCCCGCCAGATCCGGAAGGAAGCAACGGTAAATAGTTACCTCTGAGCGCCGCAGGAACTCCTGGTCTGAGCCGGGCGGTGCGGGCGCGCGGGTGGGCCGGGACGACGAGGGGTGCACGGCCATTTTTATCCTTCAGTATGCCAACACGTCGCTCCAGGACGGAGTCATTTTCGGCTCTGATTTCCCCGGCCCGCGGCCAGCGGTCGGGCCGCGGGAGTTCGAGTCGCCGCCCATCAGGGAGAGCGTCCGTCCCAAGATACCGCGGGAGAATGCCATGCGTGTACTCAAGCTCCATGTCTAGGCGCTCGCCGGGCCAGGTGCGCGCGGCCTCTGTCCGGCGGACGGCGCGCCCCCGGAAAGGCTTGGCGCAGCACTTTCTGACGGACCACGGAGCGCTGGCCCGCATCGTGGATGCGGCAGAGCTTGGCCCTGACGACATTGTCATTGAGGTCGGCCCTGGCCGCGGCGTCCTGACCCGCGCCCTGGCCGCGCGCGTGCGGCGCGTCATCGCCGTAGAGCTGGACGCAGCGCTATGCCGCGAGCTGGAGCGAGAGATGGCGGCTCTGGGCAACGTGACGATTGTCCAGGGCGACATCCTCGGCACGGACGTGGTCGCGCTGCTGTCGCCATCGGGCGGGCCGCCGCCGCCATCGGGCGGGCCGCCGCCGCCCTACAAGGTGGTGGCCAACATTCCGTACTACATCACGGGCGCTATTCTGCGCTTCTTCTTGGAGGCCGCGCGCCGACCGTCCCGTCTGGTCCTGCTTGTGCAGAAAGAGGTCGCGCAGAGCGTGGTCGCCGGTCCGGGGGAGATGAGCGTGATAGGGGTGAGCGTGCAGCTCTACGGGAGCCCTCGGATTATGGGGTACGTGCCCGCGGAGGCGTTCCGTCCGCCGCCCAAGGTGGACTCCGCCATCCTGCGGATTGACGTGTACGTCAAGCCTGCCGCGGGAGTCCGTGACACGGAGGCGTTCTTCCGCATCGTCCGGGCCGGGTTCAGCAGTCGCCGCAAGCAGATACGGAACGCGCTGGCGAACGGACTGCGCGTGGACGTGGGCCTGGCGGGCCGCTGGCTTGTGGAGGCGGGGCTGGACCCCACGCGCCGACCGCAGATGCTGCTGGTCGAGGAGTGGGCGCGCCTGACAGACGTGGTGCGGCGCCATCAGGGCGACCAGCCGGCGCCGAACGCAACGCCGTAGCCTTGGGTACGCGAGTGAACGGGCCAGCGCCATGCCGGAGGGTTGTCTGCGCCGCCTGCGCCAAGATCAACCTGACCCTGGAGGTGCTGGGGCGTCGCCCGGACGGCTACCACGAGGTGCGCACCGTGCTTCAAGCTATTGACCTGCGGGATACGCTGGCCGCGGAGGCCTCGGACGACCTGACGCTAACCTGCGATCGCAAGGAGTTGGAGGGGTCGGACAACCTGGCTCTCCGCGCGGCGCATCTGCTGCGACAGGCGGCGGGCGTAAGGGCCGGGGCGCACCTGACTCTGCACAAGCGTATTCCGGTGGCGGCGGGCCTGGGCGGTGGCTCGGCGGACGCGGTGGCGGCCCTGCGCGCGCTCGACTGTTTGTGGGGCCTGGGCTGGCCGGTGGAACGGCTGGCGTCGCTGGCGGAGCGCCTCGGCTCGGACGTGCCCTTCTTCTTATATGGAGGGACGGCCCTGGGCGAAGGTCGCGGCGAGCGGCTTACACCTCTGCCTGCGTTGCCGCCTCACTGGGTGGTGGTCGCCGTTCCGGCGGCGACTATGGAGGGCAAGACGGCCACGCTGTATGCCCGGCTGACGGCGGAAGACCGGAGCACGGGCCAGGCGACAGCCCTTCTGACGCAGTGGCTGCGCGCCGGGGCGACAGGGGAGATGCCGCGGCTGTATAACGCTTTCTGGCGTCACGCCTTTAACACGTTCCCGGGCGTCGGCGACGCCTGGCGCGCGTTCATGGACGCGGGGGCGTACTCCGTTCACCTGTCGGGCGCGGGGCCGGCGTTGTTCGCGCTGGAGCCGGACGAGGCCGAGGCGCGGCGTATTCAGGGGCGCCTCCGCGCGGCTGGCCTCGTAGCCGAGGTCTGCCGCACGATGGACCGGTTGGAGCCGTGCCTGGAGCA
The genomic region above belongs to Dehalococcoidia bacterium and contains:
- the galU gene encoding UTP--glucose-1-phosphate uridylyltransferase GalU translates to MTAVRKAVVTAAGWGTRFLPATKAQPKETLPIVDKPMIQYVVEEAVAAGITQIIVVTAAGKRAIEDHFDRSFELESALAQQKSTRLLEEVRRISDLADFYYIRQKEQLGLGHAVLTARGLVGHEPFAVLLPDDIIDSQEPALKQMLRVFERVGGSVVGVERVPTDQIPSYGIVEPKPLEPRLSQILRLIEKPSIEEAPSNIGIVGRYILTPEIFECLEQVPPGKKGEIQLTDALQMLLKRQSVYAYEFEGTRYDAGTPLGLIKASVEFALKRADIGPALRQYLRDLPLDAPTATKGKAKAAPRRRR
- the rsmA gene encoding 16S rRNA (adenine(1518)-N(6)/adenine(1519)-N(6))-dimethyltransferase RsmA; translated protein: MSRRSPGQVRAASVRRTARPRKGLAQHFLTDHGALARIVDAAELGPDDIVIEVGPGRGVLTRALAARVRRVIAVELDAALCRELEREMAALGNVTIVQGDILGTDVVALLSPSGGPPPPSGGPPPPYKVVANIPYYITGAILRFFLEAARRPSRLVLLVQKEVAQSVVAGPGEMSVIGVSVQLYGSPRIMGYVPAEAFRPPPKVDSAILRIDVYVKPAAGVRDTEAFFRIVRAGFSSRRKQIRNALANGLRVDVGLAGRWLVEAGLDPTRRPQMLLVEEWARLTDVVRRHQGDQPAPNATP
- the ispE gene encoding 4-(cytidine 5'-diphospho)-2-C-methyl-D-erythritol kinase, which codes for MGTRVNGPAPCRRVVCAACAKINLTLEVLGRRPDGYHEVRTVLQAIDLRDTLAAEASDDLTLTCDRKELEGSDNLALRAAHLLRQAAGVRAGAHLTLHKRIPVAAGLGGGSADAVAALRALDCLWGLGWPVERLASLAERLGSDVPFFLYGGTALGEGRGERLTPLPALPPHWVVVAVPAATMEGKTATLYARLTAEDRSTGQATALLTQWLRAGATGEMPRLYNAFWRHAFNTFPGVGDAWRAFMDAGAYSVHLSGAGPALFALEPDEAEARRIQGRLRAAGLVAEVCRTMDRLEPCLEQRGAT